One Alphaproteobacteria bacterium genomic window, GCCGGGATCATCGCGCGGGCCGTGTCGACCGCGACGACCTCAGACGCATCGAGAATGACTGCATCGCGCAGGCAGTACGCCGGCAGGAGCAGGTCGGCCTGGCCGTGGTGACCGACGGCGACTTCCGGCGCGAGAACTGGTGGATCGATTTCGTCCGCAAGATTCCCGGCGTCGCGATCGGGCGGTCCGACGGAAACGCCGCATTCGCCGGCCATTCCCACGTCCCGCTGCACGTTGCGGTCAACGGTCGCATCGGCTGGGACGGGTCGATCCTGGCCGACGATGCGGCGCGTCTGCTGGCGATGACGGCCGCGACCGCCAAGGTGACGCTGCCGTCGCCGACGCGGATCCACTTCCACGGCGGCGACGCCGCGGTCGCGCAGGAGGCCTATGCCGACATCGCCGCCTTCTGGGACGATGTCGCCGCCTTCTATCGCCGGGAGATCGCGGCGCTTGAGACGGTCGGCTGCCGCTACATCCAGATCGACGACCCGATGATGAGCTATTTCGTCGACGACTTTCATCGGGCCAACATGCTGGCGCGCGGCCTGGATCCTGATAGCACGCTGGCGCGTTATGTCAGTGTGATCAACGCGTGCGTCGCGGCACGCGGGCCCGACACCAGGCTGGCACTGCACATCTGCCGCGGCAACGCCCGCAGTTCGTGGGTGGCGACCGGCGTCTACGCCCGCATCGCCGACATCGTCTTTCCGGAGCTCGACGTCGACGCGCTGCTGCTGGAATACGACGACGACCGGTCGGGAGACTTCGCGCCG contains:
- a CDS encoding 5-methyltetrahydropteroyltriglutamate--homocysteine S-methyltransferase is translated as MVFRADHVGSLLRPTQLVAARRDHRAGRVDRDDLRRIENDCIAQAVRRQEQVGLAVVTDGDFRRENWWIDFVRKIPGVAIGRSDGNAAFAGHSHVPLHVAVNGRIGWDGSILADDAARLLAMTAATAKVTLPSPTRIHFHGGDAAVAQEAYADIAAFWDDVAAFYRREIAALETVGCRYIQIDDPMMSYFVDDFHRANMLARGLDPDSTLARYVSVINACVAARGPDTRLALHICRGNARSSWVATGVYARIADIVFPELDVDALLLEYDDDRSGDFAPLKLVPDRVSVVLGLLSSKHPTLEHVDTILHRIDQATRFVPLDRLALSPQCGFASTEEGNLLNEDDQWRKLALVVEIASRVWG